One Malania oleifera isolate guangnan ecotype guangnan chromosome 9, ASM2987363v1, whole genome shotgun sequence DNA segment encodes these proteins:
- the LOC131164412 gene encoding puromycin-sensitive aminopeptidase: MARLVLPYKGSGLAKTGLLGLIASAPLQDTSRVSSLGRTVKNISRYRQFLSSEVARARDLRFPYPSLFRARQINRRPICSVATETSPIQVEELKMEAPKEIFLEDYKLPDYYFDTVDLNFWLGEEKTIVSSKIVVFPRVEGTSFPLVLDGQELKLISVKVNGKELKKGDFNLNSRHLTLQSPPSGTFTLEIVNETYPQNNTSLEGLYKSSGNFCTQCEAEGFRKITFYQDRPDIMAKYTCRIEGDKSLYPVLLSNGNLIQQGELEGGRHFALWEDPFKKPCYLFALVAGQLESRDDTFITRSGRKVSLRIWTPSQDVPKTAHAMYSLKAAMKWDEDVFGLEYDLDLFNIVAVPDFNMGAMENKSLNIFNSKLVLASPETATDADYAAILGVIGHEYFHNWTGNRVTCRDWFQLSLKEGLTVFRDQEFSSDMGSRTVKRIADVSKLRNYQFPQDAGPMAHPVRPHSYIKMDNFYTVTVYEKGAEVVRMYKTLLGSSGFRKGMDLYFKRHDGQAVTCEDFFAAMRDANDADFANFLLWYSQAGTPRVKVTSSYNAEAHTYSLKFSQTVPPTPGQPVKEPMFIPVAVGLLDPSGKDISLSSVYHDGVLQPLASNNDKQVHTAVLRLTKKEEEFVFSDISERPIPSLLRGYSAPLRLDSDLSDSDLFFLLAHDSDEFNRWEAGQVLARKLMLGLVSDFQQNKQLVLKPEFVHGLKSILCDSSLDKEFVAKAITLPGEGEIMDMMEVADPDAVHAVRSFIRKQLACELKAEFLSTVENNRSSEQYVFNHPNMARRALKNIALAYLVALEDPELTELALHEYNTATNMTEQFAALAALAQNPGKTRDDVLADFYNKWQDDFLVVNMWFALQATSDIPGNVENVRNLLKHPAFDLRNPNKVYSLIGGFCGSPVNLHAKDGSGYKFLGEIVVQLDKLNPQVASRMVSAFSRWRRYDEKRQGLAKAQLEMIMSANGLSENVFEIASKSLNA, from the exons ATGGCTCGGTTGGTTCTGCCGTACAAAGGCTCGGGTTTGGCGAAGACAGGTCTGTTGGGGTTGATCGCTTCTGCTCCT CTTCAAGATACCAGTCGTGTTAGTTCACTTGGGCGTACAGTGAAGAACATATCTAGATACAGGCAATTTCTTAGTTCAGAG GTTGCACGTGCAAGGGATTTGCGGTTCCCATATCCTTCCCTCTTT aGGGCAAGACAAATCAACAGAAGGCCAATTTGTTCAGTTGCAACAGAAACCTCACCAATTCAAGTTGAAGAATTGAAAATGGAGGCTCCAAAGGAGATCTTCCTTGAGGATTACAAGCTGCCCGATTACTACTTTGATACG GTTGACCTGAATTTTTGGCTGGGCGAGGAAAAAACTATTGTCTCTTCAAAAATTGTTGTCTTCCCCAGGGTTGAAG GCACTTCTTTTCCACTGGTCCTAGACGGGCAAGAACTTAAGCTAATTTCTGTTAAGGTCAATGGCAAGGAACTGAAG AAGGGAGATTTCAACTTGAATTCGCGCCATCTGACACTTCAATCACCACCTAGTGGTACATTTACATTGGAAATTGTTAATGAGACATATCCACAAAACAACACATCTTTAGAG GGGCTTTACAAGTCATCTGGGAATTTCTGCACACAATGTGAAGCAGAGGGTTTCAGAAAGATTACATTTTATCAG GATCGCCCAGATATCATGGCTAAATACACATGCCGCATTGAAGGTGATAAGTCATTGTACCCAGTATTATTGTCTAATGGGAATCTTATACAGCAAGGAGAACTTGAG GGTGGTAGGCATTTTGCCTTATGGGAGGATCCCTTTAAGAAACCTTGCTACCTGTTTGCCTTGGTAGCTGGACAGTTGGAGAGCCGAGATGACACATTTATTACCCGCTCAGGCCGGAAGGTGTCCCTTAGGATTTGGACCCCATCACAGGATGTACCTAAAACAGCGCATGCCATGTATTCTCTTAAGGCGGCTATGAAATGGGATGAAGAT GTTTTTGGACTTGAATACGACCTAGATCTCTTCAATATTGTAGCTGTTCCAGATTTTAACAT GGGAGCCATGGAAAACAAGAGTTTGAAT ATTTTCAATTCCAAGCTTGTGTTGGCATCTCCGGAAACAGCCACTGATGCAGATTATGCTGCAATTTTGGGAGTTATTGGCCATGAG TATTTCCATAACTGGACTGGCAACAG AGTGACATGTCGCGACTGGTTTCAGCTTAGTTTGAAGGAAGGTCTCACAGTTTTTCGTGATCAG GAATTTTCTTCAGACATGGGAAGCCGTACAGTGAAGCGGATTGCTGATGTTTCAAAGCTTCGCAATTATCAGTTCCCACAG GATGCTGGTCCCATGGCTCATCCTGTTCGGCCACATTCTTACATCAAG ATGGATAACTTCTATACAG TGACG GTGTACGAAAAG GGAGCTGAAGTCGTTAGGATGTACAAAACCTTACTGGGGAGTTCAGGATTTCGGAAA GGCATGGATCTTTACTTTAAGAGGCATGATGGGCAAGCTGTAACTTGTGAAGATTTCTTTGCAGCTATGCGAGATGCTAATGATGCAGATTTTGCTAATTTCTTGCTTTG GTACTCCCAGGCTGGGACACCTCGTGTAAAGGTTACCTCATCTTACAATGCCGAAGCTCATACTTATTCCCTGAAGTTTAG TCAAACAGTGCCACCAACGCCAGGGCAGCCAGTGAAAGAACCTATGTTCATTCCTGTGGCGGTCGGGTTATTGGACCCCAGTGGCAAGGACATATCTCTCTCATCTGTATATCATGATGGGGTTTTGCAGCCCCTTGCAAGCAATAATGATAAGCAAGTCCACACTGCAGTTCTTCGGCTAACAAAG AAAGAAGAAGAATTTGTGTTCTCTGACATATCTGAGCGGCCAATTCCATCACTTTTGCGGGGATACAGTGCTCCTTTACGTCTGGACTCTGATCTCAGCGATAGTGATCTATTTTTCCTTCTTGCTCATGATTCGGATGAGTTTAACCG TTGGGAAGCTGGACAGGTACTGGCGAGGAAGTTGATGCTTGGCTTGGTTtctgattttcaacaaaacaaacAACTGGTTCTTAAACCAGAGTTTGTGCATGGACTCAAAAGCATACTTTGTGACTCAAGCTTGGACAAA GAATTTGTTGCCAAGGCAATTACTCTGCCTGGTGAAGGGGAGATCATGGACATGATGGAAGTTGCAGATCCAGATGCTGTTCATGCAGTTCGATCTTTCATCAGGAAGCAGCTTGCTTGTGAACTCAAAGCAGAGTTTCTTAGCACG GTTGAAAACAACAGGAGCTCAGAGCAATATGTGTTTAACCATCCAAATATGGCCAGACGTGCTCTGAAAAATATTGCGCTTG CATATCTTGTGGCACTTGAAGACCCGGAACTCACTGAGCTTGCACTGCATGAATATAATACTGCAACTAATATGACAGAACAATTTGCTGCTCTGGCGGCACTTGCCCAGAACCCTGGTAAAACCCGTGATGATGTCCTGGCCGACTTCTATAACAAGTGGCAGGATGACTTTTTG GTTGTAAATATGTGGTTTGCTCTTCAAGCTACATCGGACATTCCGGGTAATGTTGAGAATGTGCGGAACCTCTTAAAGCATCCTGCATTTGACTTGCGTAATCCAAACAAG GTTTACTCACTAATAGGAGGATTTTGTGGATCTCCCGTGAATTTACATGCAAAAGATGGATCAGGCTACAAATTCTTGGGAGAAATTGTGGTGCAACTAGACAAACTAAATCCTCAG GTGGCCTCTCGGATGGTGTCAGCCTTCTCTAGATGGAGGCGTTATGATGAAAAACGGCAAGGCCTTGCAAAG GCACAGCTGGAGATGATTATGTCTGCCAATGGACTGTCAGAGAACGTGTTTGAGATTGCCTCAAAAAGCTTAAATGCTTAA